A single genomic interval of Bradyrhizobium japonicum USDA 6 harbors:
- a CDS encoding DUF2147 domain-containing protein — MNLVLRFVLRVAITILMMAFGGRAGAAAPPDPSGTWLVQDGRARIRLERCGPSRDRICGFIVWMKEPADKRGQPYRDKENPDPDKRTRALLGHQLIMGLQATPEGQFAGEIYNAEDGKSYSVSLWRDAADRLKLRGCLIKFLCQIQTWQQTLDVLPGQLVGLTGDLNGPRADKEWAAVPAPKPIQAKAK; from the coding sequence ATGAACCTTGTCCTTCGCTTCGTGCTGCGCGTTGCGATCACGATCCTGATGATGGCGTTTGGCGGCCGCGCCGGCGCCGCGGCGCCGCCCGATCCCAGCGGCACCTGGCTCGTCCAGGACGGCCGTGCGCGCATCAGGCTCGAGCGCTGCGGGCCGTCGCGCGACCGCATCTGCGGCTTCATCGTCTGGATGAAGGAGCCGGCCGACAAGCGCGGCCAGCCCTATCGCGACAAGGAGAATCCCGATCCCGACAAGCGCACTCGCGCGCTGCTCGGCCATCAGCTCATCATGGGCTTGCAGGCGACGCCGGAGGGACAGTTTGCCGGCGAGATCTACAATGCCGAGGACGGCAAATCCTATTCGGTCTCGCTGTGGCGCGACGCAGCCGATCGCCTCAAGCTCAGGGGTTGCCTGATCAAGTTCCTGTGCCAGATCCAGACCTGGCAGCAGACCCTCGACGTACTGCCCGGCCAACTCGTCGGCCTCACCGGCGATCTCAACGGCCCCCGTGCCGACAAGGAATGGGCCGCCGT
- a CDS encoding DUF3313 domain-containing protein, which translates to MNRSIALRGLGTLLLGAAVAGCATVAPVPYSGMASSAYMAPDKSDASGRVPYRYSTPVDWRAYHRVILEPVVVYRGRDHQFGDMSDKDKATLAAYMQTRFAEGLRGRFALVRERGPETLRIRLTLTGAVANTPVLGTLSRFDVAGAVYNGVQAARDGEGTMTGSVIYGVEIFDAATARLLSAYVTKQYPAAYDIKATAGALAAATAGLDKGADALMAQLN; encoded by the coding sequence ATGAATCGCTCGATCGCCCTGCGCGGTCTGGGAACGCTGCTGCTTGGCGCAGCCGTCGCGGGCTGCGCGACCGTCGCGCCCGTGCCGTATTCCGGGATGGCGTCCTCAGCGTACATGGCTCCGGACAAGTCGGACGCCTCCGGGCGCGTGCCCTACCGCTATTCCACGCCGGTCGACTGGCGCGCCTATCATAGGGTCATCCTCGAGCCGGTCGTGGTCTATCGCGGCAGGGATCACCAGTTCGGCGACATGTCCGACAAGGACAAGGCGACGCTTGCCGCCTACATGCAGACCCGTTTCGCCGAGGGTCTGCGCGGCCGCTTCGCGCTGGTGCGCGAGCGTGGACCGGAGACGCTGCGGATCAGGCTGACACTCACCGGCGCCGTCGCCAACACGCCGGTGCTCGGCACGCTCTCCCGCTTCGACGTCGCCGGCGCCGTCTACAACGGCGTGCAGGCCGCGCGCGACGGCGAGGGCACCATGACCGGCTCGGTCATCTACGGCGTCGAGATCTTCGACGCCGCCACCGCGCGCCTGCTCTCCGCCTACGTCACCAAGCAATACCCTGCCGCCTACGACATCAAGGCCACCGCCGGCGCGCTCGCCGCTGCCACCGCCGGCCTCGACAAGGGCGCCGACGCGCTGATGGCGCAATTGAACTGA
- a CDS encoding TetR/AcrR family transcriptional regulator: MDNASRSERSRNAALEAAIAIIARDGPGRLTLDAIARESGLSKGGVMHQFRTKEAVLKALLDRQMAHFEEFATSTMAKVSATSANPNLATQLATVREAAISPNSAALALVAAMVENPSLMALPREREMERMAAIREEATDPDLAMLRWAGAMGLLLSSLFGMSPLSKDEHQRLFARLLDDAQWTGLERPAAKRTVKSGAPSAAKAATPRKRA; the protein is encoded by the coding sequence ATGGATAATGCCAGCCGCTCCGAACGATCCCGTAACGCCGCGCTCGAAGCGGCCATCGCGATCATCGCGCGCGACGGGCCGGGCCGGCTGACGCTGGATGCGATCGCGCGCGAGAGTGGACTGAGCAAGGGCGGCGTGATGCATCAGTTCCGCACCAAGGAAGCGGTGCTCAAGGCGTTGCTCGACCGGCAGATGGCGCATTTCGAGGAGTTCGCCACCAGCACGATGGCAAAGGTGAGCGCGACCTCCGCGAATCCCAACCTGGCGACCCAGCTCGCGACCGTGCGCGAAGCGGCCATCTCGCCGAATTCTGCCGCGCTGGCGCTGGTTGCGGCCATGGTCGAGAATCCCAGCCTGATGGCGCTGCCGCGCGAGCGCGAGATGGAGAGGATGGCGGCGATCAGGGAAGAGGCCACTGATCCTGATCTCGCGATGCTGCGCTGGGCCGGCGCGATGGGACTGCTGCTGAGCTCGCTGTTCGGCATGTCGCCGCTCAGCAAGGACGAGCATCAGCGGCTGTTCGCGCGTCTGCTCGACGATGCGCAGTGGACCGGCCTCGAACGGCCGGCCGCCAAGCGCACCGTCAAATCCGGTGCGCCATCGGCGGCGAAGGCCGCAACGCCGCGCAAGCGCGCCTGA